The following proteins come from a genomic window of Rhizobium sp. 007:
- a CDS encoding sugar ABC transporter permease: MATVVMTSLDAKSRAASRGMSDISIRNLFIIPTILFLIVFNIFPLIYSLGYSFTDFRASSNARANFVGLQNYRELLNDTFIWSNFAITAKYVIVSVTGQVIVGFGTAMLLNRDIPLKGLLTTLLLLPMMLSMAVVGLFWKLLYDPSFGIINYALGLGSFEWLSNPDMALYAVAITDIWMWSPFVMLLSLAGLSAVPKHLYEAAAIDRAGPFYTFFRITLPLVAPILMIAIIFRTMEAFKTFDLAYILTSQPTTEVISIRLYKMAFQEWQTGRSCALAYIVLIMVLAITNIYVKYLNKVKER; encoded by the coding sequence TTGGCAACCGTCGTCATGACATCCCTGGACGCGAAATCGCGTGCCGCCTCGCGCGGCATGAGCGATATTAGTATCCGCAACCTGTTCATCATCCCGACGATCCTCTTTCTGATCGTCTTCAACATCTTTCCGCTGATCTATTCGCTCGGCTATTCCTTTACCGACTTCCGCGCCTCGTCAAACGCGCGGGCCAATTTCGTCGGCCTTCAGAACTACCGCGAGCTGCTCAACGATACCTTCATCTGGTCGAATTTCGCCATCACCGCAAAGTATGTGATCGTCTCTGTGACAGGGCAGGTGATCGTCGGCTTCGGCACCGCAATGCTGCTCAACCGCGACATTCCGCTGAAGGGTCTGCTCACCACGCTGCTCCTGCTGCCGATGATGCTGTCGATGGCGGTGGTCGGCCTCTTCTGGAAGCTGCTCTACGATCCGTCCTTCGGCATCATCAACTACGCGCTCGGCCTCGGCTCCTTTGAATGGCTGTCGAACCCCGACATGGCGCTCTACGCCGTGGCGATCACCGACATCTGGATGTGGTCGCCCTTCGTGATGCTGCTGTCGCTCGCCGGCCTTTCCGCCGTGCCGAAGCATCTCTACGAGGCGGCGGCTATCGACCGGGCGGGGCCGTTCTACACCTTCTTCCGCATCACGCTGCCGCTGGTGGCGCCGATCCTGATGATCGCGATCATCTTCCGTACCATGGAAGCCTTCAAGACCTTCGACCTCGCCTACATCCTGACGAGCCAACCGACGACCGAGGTGATCTCGATCCGGCTCTACAAGATGGCCTTTCAGGAATGGCAGACAGGGCGCTCCTGCGCGCTCGCCTACATCGTGCTCATCATGGTGCTCGCCATCACCAACATCTACGTCAAGTATCTCAACAAGGTGAAGGAGCGCTGA
- a CDS encoding carbohydrate ABC transporter permease, protein MAAVQTRSERALNRVAIAAVLVITLIFLAPIYWITSTAFKPRNLATTIPPTVLFEPEISPFVKLFTKRSQLRGAPTPEEYAAAPWWERMVFDGGEKIVRSGRGEIQPSGYPNRFMNSLIVAITSTVLAVGMGTFTAYGFSRFKVKGEADLLFFILSTRMLPPVVVAIPMFLMYRVVGLNDTHWGLIILYTAFNLSFSVWLMKGFIDEIPKEYEEAALVDGYTRMQAFFKIVIPEAATGIAATAVFCFITAWNEYAFALIMTNRRAQTAPPFIPSQVGSGLPDWTVIAAGTFLFLLPVAIFTFLLRNHLLRGMSFGAIRK, encoded by the coding sequence ATGGCTGCCGTCCAAACCCGCTCCGAACGCGCGCTGAACCGGGTGGCGATCGCCGCCGTGCTGGTCATCACGCTGATCTTCCTGGCGCCGATCTACTGGATCACCTCGACGGCCTTCAAGCCGCGCAACCTCGCCACCACCATTCCGCCGACCGTGCTCTTCGAGCCGGAAATCTCGCCCTTCGTGAAGCTCTTCACCAAGCGCTCGCAACTGCGCGGAGCGCCGACTCCTGAAGAATATGCCGCCGCCCCCTGGTGGGAGCGCATGGTGTTCGACGGGGGCGAGAAGATCGTCCGCTCCGGGCGCGGCGAAATCCAGCCGTCCGGCTATCCGAACCGCTTCATGAACTCGCTGATCGTCGCCATCACGTCCACGGTGCTGGCCGTCGGCATGGGGACCTTCACGGCCTACGGCTTCTCGCGCTTCAAGGTGAAGGGAGAAGCGGACCTTCTCTTCTTTATCCTGTCGACCCGCATGCTGCCGCCCGTCGTCGTCGCCATCCCGATGTTCCTGATGTACCGCGTCGTCGGCCTCAACGACACGCACTGGGGCCTCATCATACTCTACACTGCCTTCAACCTCTCCTTCTCCGTCTGGCTCATGAAGGGCTTCATCGACGAGATCCCGAAGGAATATGAGGAGGCGGCACTCGTCGACGGCTACACCCGCATGCAGGCCTTCTTCAAGATCGTGATCCCGGAAGCCGCGACAGGCATCGCCGCCACCGCCGTCTTCTGCTTCATCACGGCCTGGAACGAATATGCATTCGCGCTGATCATGACGAACCGGCGCGCGCAGACCGCACCGCCCTTCATCCCGAGCCAGGTCGGCTCGGGCCTGCCGGACTGGACGGTGATTGCGGCCGGCACGTTCCTGTTCCTGCTGCCGGTCGCCATCTTCACCTTCCTGCTCAGGAACCATCTCCTGCGCGGCATGAGCTTCGGAGCGATCCGCAAATGA
- a CDS encoding ABC transporter ATP-binding protein, whose amino-acid sequence MTQIELRGIQKYFGAVQVIKNLNLAVADNEFIVLLGQSGCGKTTTLRAVAGLETIDEGDILINGQPVQHMKASDRDIAMVFQSFSLYPHMTVYENIAFPLRATRMSKGDIDTAVREIARVLRITEFLGRKPSALSGGDMQRVAIGRALVRRPKAMLMDEPIGALDAKLREEMRAEIKRLHIKQGSTTIYVTHDQVEAMSLADRIVIMHEGILQQVGSPSEVYAYPANMFVAQFVGSPVMNMAQATVSETGGHASVQVSGGAKGFEFPAALANRLSDAKAENGKLTLGVRPEGVLISREAREGFMQVEAHIIEPLGSHDIVDLKVGDQMIRARTKSGFVPGPGEAVWARIDPDQAHFFNTATGSSLGIRL is encoded by the coding sequence ATGACGCAGATCGAACTTCGCGGCATCCAGAAATATTTTGGTGCCGTCCAGGTCATCAAGAACCTCAATCTCGCCGTCGCCGACAACGAATTCATCGTGCTGCTCGGACAATCCGGCTGCGGCAAGACGACGACGTTGCGCGCCGTCGCGGGCCTGGAGACCATCGACGAAGGCGACATCCTGATCAACGGCCAGCCGGTGCAGCACATGAAGGCATCGGACCGGGACATCGCCATGGTGTTCCAGTCCTTCTCACTCTATCCGCACATGACGGTCTACGAAAACATCGCCTTTCCGCTGCGCGCGACGCGCATGAGCAAGGGCGACATTGACACGGCGGTGCGCGAGATCGCGCGCGTGCTGCGCATCACCGAGTTTCTCGGCCGCAAGCCCTCGGCGCTTTCGGGCGGCGACATGCAACGCGTGGCGATCGGCCGGGCACTCGTGCGCCGCCCAAAGGCCATGCTGATGGACGAGCCGATCGGCGCGCTTGACGCAAAACTGCGCGAGGAGATGCGCGCCGAAATCAAACGCCTGCATATCAAGCAGGGCTCGACCACCATCTACGTGACCCACGATCAGGTCGAGGCCATGTCGCTCGCCGACCGCATCGTCATCATGCACGAGGGCATTCTCCAGCAGGTCGGAAGCCCGTCCGAGGTCTATGCCTATCCCGCGAACATGTTCGTCGCGCAATTCGTCGGCAGCCCCGTCATGAACATGGCGCAGGCGACCGTCAGCGAAACGGGCGGCCATGCCAGCGTGCAGGTCAGCGGTGGGGCAAAGGGCTTCGAGTTCCCCGCCGCCCTTGCCAACCGCCTCTCGGACGCGAAGGCCGAGAACGGCAAGCTGACGCTCGGCGTCCGGCCAGAGGGGGTACTCATCTCGCGCGAGGCCCGCGAGGGCTTCATGCAAGTCGAGGCGCATATCATCGAACCGCTCGGCTCGCACGACATCGTCGACCTGAAGGTCGGCGACCAGATGATCAGGGCCCGCACCAAGAGCGGATTCGTGCCCGGTCCGGGCGAAGCCGTCTGGGCACGCATCGACCCCGACCAGGCGCATTTCTTCAACACGGCGACCGGCTCGTCGCTCGGGATCAGACTCTGA
- a CDS encoding ABC transporter ATP-binding protein, translating into MAHIELKGITKTFGNHAALKNLNIEIADGEFFVLLGQTGAGKTTTLRLIAALEKPTAGQILIDGQDVADWGAAERDVALVLQQYSLYPRYTVRENLEFPLKSPIRRVEPAEIKERVDRVAKTLRIEHLLDRKTDRLSGGEMQRVSIGRAIVRKPRVFLMDEPLSALDAKLREALRTELKNLQMNLGATFLFVTHDQIEAMSMGDKIGVLNNGHLVQTGTPHEIYNNPVNTFVARAVGSPPMNLIGGTLEGGEAVATEGYRLPLGNGHGIATDGRPLTFGIRPEDLFLDSGAPGEARVHDVENHGVEKIVTLRTGNGELLQATVPARTELEIDESVRFSWNPEKVVLFDGNSGMSLRYPS; encoded by the coding sequence ATGGCGCATATCGAACTCAAGGGTATCACCAAGACCTTCGGCAACCACGCGGCGCTGAAAAACCTGAACATCGAAATCGCTGACGGCGAGTTCTTCGTGCTGCTCGGCCAGACCGGTGCCGGCAAGACGACGACGCTGCGCCTGATCGCCGCTCTGGAAAAGCCGACGGCAGGGCAGATCCTCATCGACGGGCAGGACGTCGCCGACTGGGGCGCCGCCGAGCGCGACGTGGCCCTGGTGCTCCAGCAATATTCGCTCTATCCGCGCTATACGGTGCGGGAGAACCTGGAATTTCCACTGAAATCTCCTATCCGCCGCGTCGAACCTGCAGAGATCAAGGAACGCGTCGACCGGGTCGCCAAAACCCTGCGCATCGAGCACCTGCTCGACCGCAAGACGGACCGGCTGTCGGGCGGCGAGATGCAGCGCGTCTCGATCGGCCGAGCCATAGTACGCAAGCCGCGCGTCTTCCTGATGGACGAACCGCTTTCGGCGCTCGACGCCAAACTGCGCGAGGCGCTGCGCACCGAGCTGAAAAACCTGCAGATGAACCTAGGCGCGACCTTCCTGTTCGTCACACACGACCAGATCGAGGCCATGTCGATGGGCGACAAGATCGGCGTGCTGAACAACGGCCATCTCGTGCAGACGGGCACGCCGCATGAAATCTACAACAACCCGGTCAACACCTTCGTCGCCCGCGCGGTCGGCTCGCCGCCGATGAACCTGATCGGCGGCACGCTTGAAGGCGGCGAGGCCGTGGCCACCGAGGGCTACCGGCTGCCGCTCGGCAACGGGCACGGGATTGCGACGGACGGTCGCCCGCTCACCTTCGGCATCCGCCCCGAGGACCTCTTCCTCGACAGCGGTGCGCCGGGGGAAGCACGGGTGCACGACGTGGAGAACCATGGCGTCGAAAAGATCGTGACGCTGCGAACCGGCAACGGGGAGCTGTTGCAGGCAACCGTGCCGGCCCGCACCGAGCTGGAGATCGACGAGTCCGTGCGCTTCTCTTGGAATCCTGAAAAGGTCGTGCTTTTCGACGGCAACAGCGGTATGAGCCTGCGGTACCCGAGCTGA
- a CDS encoding NAD(P)-dependent oxidoreductase yields MSFIFSTHPLHPAAEAMLEAAGDLRVASAADPETLLREGQGAGIIVVRAPIPPAFFRDAPALRAAIRHGAGLDMVPMDAATRAGVLVANVPAVNAPTVAEHVFLVTMALLRRFRLMDRELRQKGWAAGRSQSDGAVDLGGRTIGIVGMGNVGKAIFRIAKFGFGVEVVATSRSPESVPHGARYLPVDDLVATADVVVLCCPLTPETTGLLNAERIGRMKPDAILVNVSRGPVIDDAALIQALHDGRIGGAALDVFATQPLPLDHPYFGFDNVIVTPHLAGLTEESMMRMGTGAASEAMRIMNGELPVNLRNPEVVEHYRRRFPA; encoded by the coding sequence ATGAGCTTCATCTTTTCCACGCATCCCCTGCATCCAGCGGCCGAGGCCATGCTCGAGGCTGCGGGCGATCTGCGCGTCGCGTCCGCCGCCGATCCCGAAACGTTGCTTCGAGAAGGGCAGGGCGCGGGCATCATCGTCGTGCGCGCGCCGATCCCGCCGGCCTTCTTTCGGGATGCGCCGGCGCTTCGCGCTGCGATCCGCCACGGCGCCGGGCTCGATATGGTGCCGATGGATGCGGCGACCCGTGCGGGCGTGCTCGTCGCCAACGTGCCGGCCGTCAATGCGCCGACGGTCGCCGAGCACGTCTTCCTCGTGACGATGGCCCTGCTTCGGCGCTTCCGCCTGATGGACCGGGAACTGCGGCAGAAGGGCTGGGCGGCGGGGCGCAGCCAGTCGGACGGGGCTGTGGACCTCGGCGGCCGAACCATAGGCATCGTCGGCATGGGCAATGTCGGCAAGGCAATCTTCCGGATCGCGAAGTTCGGTTTCGGCGTGGAGGTGGTCGCCACGAGCCGGTCGCCTGAAAGCGTGCCACATGGTGCGCGCTACCTGCCGGTCGACGACCTCGTCGCGACGGCCGACGTCGTCGTGCTCTGCTGCCCCCTGACGCCGGAGACGACCGGCCTGCTCAATGCCGAGCGCATCGGCCGCATGAAGCCCGATGCCATTCTGGTCAACGTCTCGCGCGGCCCGGTGATCGATGACGCGGCGCTGATCCAGGCGCTGCACGATGGCCGCATCGGCGGAGCCGCGCTCGACGTCTTCGCAACGCAGCCACTCCCACTCGACCATCCCTATTTCGGCTTCGATAATGTCATCGTCACTCCGCATCTCGCCGGTCTAACGGAAGAGAGCATGATGCGTATGGGAACGGGCGCGGCCAGCGAAGCCATGCGCATCATGAACGGCGAACTGCCAGTCAATCTGCGCAATCCCGAGGTGGTCGAACACTATCGCCGGCGCTTTCCGGCATAG
- a CDS encoding FadR/GntR family transcriptional regulator, which produces MKENSLLSDLAGYLFANSSDNGRTPSERELAEHFAVSRGQIREALAILEAMRIVERRAKSGIYLTTTEASVEAMALFARAGVPLDPILIYETVELRKIHEIKAAELACLRATEENYQRLRDILAASEAKLAAGEGLAREDRDFHLEIVRATKNSVFYRVCSVYYVMGEQRLPIYFGDIARSRRSHEEHIRIYEALIARDGNLAQALMSAHLQGAESYWKGLIGGPETVAG; this is translated from the coding sequence ATGAAAGAAAACTCCCTACTCTCCGATCTCGCAGGATATCTTTTCGCGAATTCGAGCGACAACGGCCGCACGCCTTCAGAGCGGGAGCTTGCAGAGCATTTCGCCGTCAGCCGCGGCCAAATTCGCGAGGCGCTGGCGATCCTGGAGGCTATGCGCATCGTCGAGCGCCGCGCCAAGTCCGGTATCTACCTGACGACCACGGAGGCGAGCGTCGAGGCCATGGCACTCTTTGCCCGCGCCGGCGTGCCGCTTGATCCGATCCTGATCTACGAGACCGTGGAGCTTCGCAAGATCCATGAGATCAAGGCCGCGGAACTCGCCTGCCTGCGGGCCACGGAAGAGAATTACCAGCGCCTGCGCGATATCCTCGCCGCGTCCGAGGCGAAGCTTGCCGCTGGCGAGGGGCTGGCGCGCGAGGACCGGGATTTCCATCTGGAGATCGTCCGAGCGACCAAGAATAGCGTCTTCTATCGCGTGTGCAGTGTCTACTACGTGATGGGCGAGCAGCGCCTGCCGATCTATTTCGGCGACATCGCCCGCAGCCGGCGCTCGCATGAGGAACATATCCGCATCTACGAGGCGCTTATTGCTCGCGACGGCAATCTCGCCCAGGCGCTGATGAGCGCGCACCTCCAGGGTGCGGAAAGCTACTGGAAGGGTCTCATCGGCGGGCCCGAGACGGTCGCCGGATAG
- a CDS encoding mandelate racemase/muconate lactonizing enzyme family protein: MRIKSVEAWWVKIPIAASRQHRSDFGRLASFDAAIVRIETNDGIVGWGEGKNAAGSAGTYGTLVHMLNHEVGPKLIGRDPADISAIWEMLYNGVRHEMAAISGHAMPEIARRGLSVAAISAVDMALWDILGKSLGVPVWKLLGGRKADRLPAYASGGWESADRIGEQLQSYIAADGFKSVKMRVGAMDRAPHVSASRVRAARKAIGPDIDLMVDAHGTYTVAEAKRFIQMVADCDLAWFEEPVIADDKPGMAEVRAAGNVPIAAGESEATRFAFRDLAVLRAADIFQPDPAFCGGITEAMRISSLASAFNLRFAPHLWAGAPCFFSGLHLCAASPASFVIEYSLGANPMIHDLVEDTVSVKDGMIEIPDKPGLGFTINQRVLEAHAQR; this comes from the coding sequence ATGCGTATCAAATCCGTAGAGGCCTGGTGGGTGAAGATTCCCATCGCGGCGAGCCGCCAACACCGTAGCGACTTCGGCCGACTGGCGTCCTTCGACGCCGCGATCGTGCGTATAGAGACGAATGACGGCATCGTCGGCTGGGGAGAGGGCAAGAATGCCGCCGGCAGCGCAGGCACCTATGGCACGCTGGTGCATATGCTGAACCACGAGGTGGGGCCGAAGCTCATTGGCCGTGACCCTGCCGACATCTCCGCCATATGGGAGATGCTCTACAACGGCGTACGCCACGAGATGGCGGCGATTTCGGGTCACGCCATGCCGGAGATCGCGCGGCGCGGTCTATCCGTCGCGGCGATCAGCGCGGTCGACATGGCGCTGTGGGACATTCTCGGCAAGTCACTCGGCGTCCCCGTCTGGAAGCTCTTGGGTGGCCGCAAGGCGGACAGGTTGCCTGCCTATGCTTCGGGTGGTTGGGAGAGCGCGGACCGGATCGGCGAGCAGCTCCAGTCCTATATCGCGGCCGACGGCTTCAAGTCGGTCAAAATGCGCGTCGGCGCGATGGACCGTGCGCCGCATGTCTCGGCGTCGCGGGTGCGGGCGGCTCGCAAGGCGATCGGCCCCGACATCGACCTGATGGTCGATGCGCACGGCACCTATACGGTCGCCGAGGCGAAGCGCTTCATCCAGATGGTGGCGGATTGCGACCTCGCCTGGTTCGAGGAACCGGTGATAGCCGACGATAAGCCGGGCATGGCGGAGGTACGCGCGGCGGGCAATGTGCCGATCGCCGCGGGCGAGAGCGAGGCGACCCGTTTTGCCTTCCGCGATCTCGCGGTGCTGCGGGCCGCCGATATATTTCAGCCCGATCCGGCCTTCTGCGGCGGCATCACGGAGGCGATGCGCATCAGTTCGCTCGCCAGCGCCTTCAACCTCCGTTTCGCACCGCATCTGTGGGCCGGTGCGCCCTGTTTTTTCTCGGGCCTGCACCTGTGCGCGGCTTCCCCGGCAAGCTTCGTCATCGAGTATTCGCTCGGCGCGAATCCGATGATCCATGATCTCGTCGAGGACACTGTGTCGGTGAAGGACGGCATGATAGAGATTCCCGATAAACCCGGCCTGGGCTTCACGATCAATCAGCGGGTCCTGGAGGCTCACGCGCAAAGATAG
- a CDS encoding sugar phosphate isomerase/epimerase codes for MHLSTHNWMRAEPLAVTLKRIKKYGYESIEISGEPTQYDVKETRALLKEHGIRCWGAVTLTLGERNLAAKDEGQRAKSVDYVKSVITMVSELEGEIVTLVPATVGKVVPDATEDEEWKWVVDATRECFTHAQKKGVRLAIEPLNRFETYLFNRAAQALALADAVSPECGVCLDAFHLNIEEADMYDAIRLAGKRLFDFHVADNNRFAAGLGQLDWPKIIGTLKEIGYEGAVTNEFVAPVDRTPAAKYPDMVERSPVDIPPEQLKFIQDHGSSLLTEKFYDDQMRITAETILPLIK; via the coding sequence ATGCATCTTTCAACACACAACTGGATGCGGGCGGAACCGCTCGCCGTCACGCTGAAGCGCATCAAGAAATACGGCTACGAGAGCATCGAGATATCGGGCGAGCCGACACAGTACGATGTGAAGGAAACGCGCGCGCTGCTCAAGGAACACGGCATCCGCTGCTGGGGCGCCGTCACGCTGACGCTAGGCGAGCGCAACCTTGCCGCCAAGGACGAGGGCCAGCGCGCCAAGTCGGTGGATTACGTCAAGAGCGTCATCACCATGGTCAGCGAACTCGAGGGCGAGATCGTCACGCTTGTGCCGGCGACCGTCGGCAAGGTAGTGCCGGACGCGACCGAAGACGAGGAGTGGAAGTGGGTGGTCGACGCCACCCGCGAGTGCTTCACCCACGCGCAGAAGAAGGGGGTGCGGCTGGCGATCGAGCCGCTCAACCGCTTCGAGACCTATCTCTTCAACCGCGCCGCTCAGGCGCTGGCGCTGGCCGATGCGGTGAGCCCGGAATGTGGCGTCTGCCTCGATGCCTTCCATCTCAATATCGAGGAGGCGGACATGTACGACGCGATCCGGCTGGCCGGGAAGCGCCTCTTCGATTTCCACGTCGCCGACAACAATCGCTTCGCCGCCGGCCTCGGCCAGCTCGACTGGCCGAAGATCATCGGCACGCTGAAGGAGATCGGTTATGAGGGCGCGGTGACGAACGAGTTCGTCGCTCCCGTCGATCGCACGCCGGCCGCCAAGTACCCGGACATGGTGGAGCGCAGCCCCGTCGATATTCCGCCGGAGCAATTGAAGTTCATCCAGGACCACGGCTCGAGCCTTCTTACCGAGAAGTTCTACGACGATCAGATGCGGATCACGGCCGAGACGATCCTGCCGCTGATCAAGTGA
- a CDS encoding sugar phosphate isomerase/epimerase: MKIGMCMFLWTTSVGRKHEGLLRDIKDTGFDGVEIPIFSGTPDDYRRLGALLDRIGLERTAVSAMGDPSMNLIAPDATTRRRGIDYMKWAIDCSDALGARMLSGPLHSTLGQFSGSGPSAAELKRSVSSQRAIGDHAAKRGVTIGLEALNRFECYLFNTMDALAAHVDAVGHPNIRAMYDTFHSNIEEADPIGAFTRNRDRIVHVHISENDRGVPGRGHIPWAETFRALRASGYDGWLTIEAFGRALKDLAAATKVWRDFSETPEAVYREGHRHIRDGWHAAA; this comes from the coding sequence ATGAAGATCGGCATGTGCATGTTCCTGTGGACGACGAGTGTCGGCCGCAAGCACGAGGGATTGTTGCGCGACATCAAGGACACCGGGTTTGATGGCGTCGAGATTCCGATCTTCTCGGGGACGCCCGACGACTACCGTCGGCTGGGGGCCCTGCTCGACCGGATCGGCCTGGAACGGACCGCCGTTTCCGCCATGGGCGACCCCTCGATGAACCTGATCGCCCCCGACGCCACGACCCGCAGACGCGGCATCGACTATATGAAATGGGCAATCGACTGCAGCGATGCGCTCGGCGCCAGGATGCTGAGCGGGCCGCTGCATTCGACGCTCGGCCAATTTTCCGGAAGCGGGCCGAGCGCGGCGGAACTCAAGCGCTCGGTCTCCTCGCAACGCGCGATCGGCGATCATGCAGCAAAGCGCGGCGTCACGATCGGGCTCGAGGCGCTGAACCGCTTTGAGTGTTACCTGTTCAACACGATGGACGCCCTTGCGGCCCATGTCGACGCGGTCGGGCATCCAAATATCCGCGCTATGTACGACACGTTCCACAGCAATATCGAGGAGGCCGATCCCATCGGCGCCTTCACGCGAAACAGGGACCGCATCGTCCATGTCCACATTTCGGAAAACGACCGCGGCGTACCGGGGCGCGGCCACATTCCCTGGGCGGAGACGTTCAGGGCGCTACGCGCGAGTGGCTACGACGGCTGGCTGACAATCGAAGCCTTCGGCCGGGCGCTCAAGGACCTTGCTGCCGCGACAAAGGTCTGGCGCGACTTTTCCGAGACACCTGAAGCGGTCTATCGCGAAGGCCACCGCCATATCCGCGATGGATGGCACGCGGCGGCATGA
- a CDS encoding GNAT family N-acetyltransferase — protein MLTIREAVREDAATLLGFIRELAIYEKAEHEVAATIEKIEESIFGTNSVTHALICEQDSGPVGMAIWFFNYSTWQAKNGLYLEDLYVTPAARGLGAGKALLKRLAEIALETGCGRFEWSVLDWNEPAIRVYEAIGAEPMNEWIRYRLSGEVLKNFAAG, from the coding sequence GTGTTGACCATACGTGAGGCTGTCCGTGAAGATGCGGCGACGCTTTTGGGTTTCATTCGCGAGCTCGCGATCTATGAAAAAGCTGAGCACGAAGTCGCCGCTACCATTGAGAAGATCGAAGAGTCGATTTTCGGCACGAACTCTGTGACTCACGCATTGATCTGCGAACAGGATAGCGGGCCGGTTGGCATGGCTATCTGGTTCTTCAATTACTCGACCTGGCAGGCAAAAAACGGACTCTATCTCGAAGACCTGTATGTGACGCCAGCGGCGCGCGGATTGGGCGCGGGCAAGGCTCTGCTCAAACGACTGGCTGAGATCGCTCTCGAGACTGGCTGTGGTCGGTTTGAATGGAGCGTACTCGACTGGAACGAGCCAGCAATCCGCGTCTATGAAGCAATCGGCGCTGAACCCATGAACGAGTGGATCCGTTATCGTTTGTCTGGGGAAGTGCTCAAGAATTTCGCGGCAGGCTAG
- a CDS encoding nuclear transport factor 2 family protein, with the protein MLYSYFVEKSIRQSFDHVNNHRWDAAVKAVVPHVYHRVSGAHALGGERHDKEALRRWFERLGRVLPTLHLTVNHVWVKGWPWHTTVFAQWDGTATLLNGDASYVNRGLHVFTLRWGRVYALEEFYDSQAAARGLSAQAAVGLEEAVAEQIVS; encoded by the coding sequence ATGCTATACAGTTATTTTGTCGAGAAATCGATCCGACAGAGCTTCGACCACGTCAACAACCATCGCTGGGATGCGGCGGTGAAAGCAGTCGTGCCGCATGTCTATCACCGCGTTTCCGGCGCCCACGCGCTTGGTGGCGAGCGCCACGACAAAGAAGCCCTGCGCCGCTGGTTTGAGCGCCTCGGCCGTGTCCTGCCCACTCTCCATCTCACGGTCAACCATGTCTGGGTGAAGGGCTGGCCGTGGCATACCACCGTGTTTGCCCAGTGGGACGGAACCGCAACGCTGCTCAACGGCGACGCGTCGTACGTCAACCGTGGTCTCCACGTGTTCACCCTGCGGTGGGGAAGAGTCTATGCACTTGAGGAATTTTACGATTCACAGGCAGCGGCCCGCGGTCTTTCCGCCCAAGCGGCAGTTGGTCTCGAAGAAGCTGTCGCCGAACAAATTGTAAGCTAG